A stretch of Oncorhynchus mykiss isolate Arlee chromosome 12, USDA_OmykA_1.1, whole genome shotgun sequence DNA encodes these proteins:
- the LOC110538606 gene encoding TBC1 domain family member 17, with the protein MEPKAETSHKLVFEKEGVYLHTNAKRSNQDTTIPGFIRIVERGGEPALEWSALEDEGRNAAAVFYTKKDGEGGVEDTNFDPGYEPDWAVISTVKRDQVREHPPVKETSQWSFSLPLSELYSLRRSRFSLGRNFLVFTSRGGHPLPPLHFHRGGTRELLRAMQRYIILAPSPVDGRLFLAYPHDSGALSQSFDELHLFDDGSSDLVSRFIQDPYATTFGGFSKVTNFFRGALRPPDSPFHPRGPQDHHGPPTADDEPGFELITCGVELGPKPDVTRGQPLDKWEEFLDPEGRVKDPQQIKELVFRGGITPSLRKDVWKFLLGFYPWNSTVKEREDILRMKTDEYFRMKVQWKSVSEEQEMRNSLLRGYRSLIERDVSRTDRHNTFFSGNDNPGLTLLNDVLMTYCMFNFDLGYVQGMSDLLAPLLFVTQNEVESFWCLTGFMEMVHQNFEESQEAMKQQLLQLSLLMKALDPELLDYLDTQDSGSLCFCFRWLLIWFKREFSFEDILSLWEVLWTRLPCENFHLLMAASILESQRGEFIGSDHDFNTILKHINELTMKLDLQTVLRGAEANYLQLACCKELPVKVQEVIGLYVPPSPDDETSPESESHETQQLLSQSQAAATETSQSSNSTAAAAARPRPTYP; encoded by the exons ATGGAGCCAAAGGCTGAGACTAGTCACAAG CTGGTGTTTGAGAAGGAGGGGGTTTACCTTCACACCAATGCCAAGAGGAGCAACCAGGACACCACAATCCCAGGATTCATCCGTATAGTGGAACGG GGTGGGGAGCCAGCTTTGGAGTGGAGCGCACTAGAGGACGAGGGCCGCAATGCGGCTGCTGTATTCTACACTAAAAAG GATggagaaggaggggtggaggacaCCAACTTTGACCCTGGCTACGAGCCAGACTGGGCAGTCATCAGCACAGTGAAGAGAGACCAAGTCAGAGAGCACCCCCCCGTCAAAGAGACAA GCCAGTGGTCGTTCTCCCTGCCTCTGTCGGAGCTGTACTCTCTGCGACGGTCCCGTTTCTCCCTGGGCCGTAACTTCCTGGTTTTTACCAGCAGGGGTGGCCACCCCCTACCTCCTCTGCACTTCCACAGGGGGGGCACCAGGGAGCTGTTGAGGGCCATGCAGCGTTACATCATCCTGGCCCC ATCACCTGTAGATGGTCGTCTCTTCCTAGCGTATCCCCATGACTCTGGGGCTCTCTCTCAGTCCTTTGATGAGCTGCACCTCTTTGACGATGGAAGCTCCGACCTCGTCTCT AGGTTTATCCAGGACCCTTATGCCACCACCTTTGGGGGATTCTCCAAGGTCACCAATTTCTTCAGAGGGGCTCTACGACCACCAGATTCCCCCTTCCACCCCCGTGGCCCTCAGGACCACCATGGGCCCCCCACAGCTGACGACGAACCAGGCTTTGAGCTCATCACCTGT GGGGTGGAGCTTGGCCCTAAACCAGACGTAACCAGGGGACAGCCTCTCGACAAATGGGAGGAGTTCCTGGATCCAGAGGGGCGTGTGAAGGACCCACAGCAAATCAAAGAGCTGGTCTTCAGGGGG gGTATCACACCCTCCCTGAGGAAGGATGTGTGGAAGTTTCTGCTGGGTTTCTATCCCTGGAATAGTactgtgaaagagagggaggacatTCTGAGGATGAAAAC AGATGAGTATTTCAGAATGAAGGTTCAGTGGAAGTCAGTCAGTGAAGAGCAGGAGATGAGGAACTCCCTCCTCAGAGGATACCGCAGCCTGATAG AAAGGGACGTGAGTCGGACGGACAGACACAACACCTTCTTCTCTGGCAACGACAACCCAGGCCTGACTCTTCTCAATGACGTGCTGATGACATACTGCATGTTCAACTTTGATCTGG gctATGTCCAGGGGATGAGTGACCTCTTGGCTCCTCTCCTTTTTGTCACTCAGAACGAAGTGGAGTCCTTCTGGTGTCTGACAGGTTTTATGGAGATGGTG CACCAGAACTTTGAGGAGTCTCAGGAGGCCATGAAGCAACAGCTCCTTCAGCTCAGCCTGCTGATGAAGGCTCTGGACCCTGAGCTCCTTGACTACCTGG ACACCCAGGACAGTGGCTCTCTGTGCTTCTGTTTCCGTTGGTTACTGATCTGGTTTAAGAGAGAGTTCTCCTTCGAGGACATCCTGTCCCTTTGGGAG GTTCTTTGGACTCGTCTGCCCTGTGAAAACTTCCATCTGCTGATGGCTGCTTCCATTCTGGAATCACAGAGGGGGGAGTTCATCGGCTCTGACCACGACTTCAACACTATTTTGAAG CACATCAATGAACTGACCATGAAGCTGGATCTGCAGACAGTCCTACGAGGAGCAGAAGCTAACTACCTACAGCTGGCCTGCTGCAAA GAGCTGCCGGTGAAGGTGCAGGAGGTCATTGGTCTGTACGTTCCCCCCAGCCCTGATGACGAGACGAGCCCAGAATCAGAGTCACATGAGACGCAGCAGCTTCTcagccaatcacaggcagcagctACAGAAACGAGCCAGTCAAGTAACAGCACTGCTGCTGCAGCAGCACGCCCTCGCCCTACCTACCCGTAA
- the LOC110539178 gene encoding tripartite motif-containing protein 16-like yields MPLPNYAPSSNKIMPVPKKAGRKSQAAPAEVPPVYEPNIHDPTTRADLMKYWIPLSLDDKTAQKLLWISESNLKVSRMSEEVCPYPMRPERYEHSPQVLCKEGLLGQRGYWEVDYGGWVVIGAVYESMGRKEGPCGLGENECSWGAGWAGSCYQVWHNGENVEVGLPLCNTMSIYLDQPAGIIKFFIVEGEGEAEKAVRLIHKFKTDLKEKILPCFWVGSKSFCWIRKKEGQ; encoded by the exons GAAGAAAATCCCAGGCAGCTCCTGCAG AGGTGCCGCCGGTGTACGAGCCCAATATTCATGATCCCACCACCAGGGCTGACCTCATGAAAT aCTGGATCCCCCTCTCCCTGGATGACAAAACGGCCCAAAAGCTGCTGTGGATATCCGAGAGCAACCTCAAGGTGTCGCGTATGTCAGAGGAGGTGTGTCCATACCCCATGAGACCGGAGAGATATGAGCATTCGCCACAG GTGCTGTGTAAGGAGGGTCTGTTGGGGCAGAGAGGGTACTGGGAGGTGGACTATGGCGGCTGGGTGGTGATTGGGGCAGTGTACGAGAGCATGGGCCGGAAGGAAGGGCCATGTGGGCTGGGGGAGAACGAATGCTCATGGGGTGCGGGCTGGGCCGGCTCCTGCTACCAAGTCTGGCACAACGGGGAGAACGTGGAGGTCGGGCTCCCTTTGTGCAACACCATGAGCATATACCTGGACCAGCCCGCTGGCATCATCAAGTTCTTCATCGTGGAAGGAGAAGGGGAGGCGGAGAAGGCGGTGCGACTGATACACAAGTTCAAAACTGACCTCAAAGAGAAGATTCTGCCTTGTTTCTGGGTTGGCAGTAAATCCTTCTGTTGGATCCGGAAGAAAGAGGGACAGTAA
- the LOC110538608 gene encoding uncharacterized protein LOC110538608 produces MASITQSSDPEIPDNHKESWLALLAAAEGYCQKSGCDLAILTACKKFWPSVVEGDERKRESGSGLPAGGRKWDFSYHVWGQGALAESSRRYMDDIAVLHSTSMLTAHRYTRLSAGDGGAKLVVDMPTDRAGLTGEGGVGTISPNTTLYSQSYPSIYHSGAVIGQAAGQHGNGEREREMAVMIQEAGRGRDIPGIGDLEEECEEEEDMDERSRNLNETAGVFSMDEDSLSRDCEPFFESDGEEESTDGSLSEDCPPPPRSMAMGQSFSSRHPNPMNMARSLPVSVPVWGFKGNRPHQGEGHSGERAGVADLDHIAASMKALLAPGANDGTEMFGGLPRPRLNTGDFSLKH; encoded by the exons ATGGCCTCCATCACCCAATCATCTGACCCCGAGATCCCAGACAACCACAAAGAGAGCTGGCTGGCACTACTTGCCGCAGCGGAGGGATATTGTCAGAAGTCAGGCTGCGACCTGGCTATTCTTACAGCCTGTAAGAAGTTCTGGCCATCTGTagtggagggagatgagaggaaaagggagagtgGCAGTGGCTTGCCTGCCGGAGGCCGGAAGTGGGATTTCTCCTATCACGTGTGGGGTCAGGGGGCTTTGGCTGAGTCTTCGCGGCGCTACATGGACGACATTGCGGTGCTACACTCCACATCTATGCTAACGGCGCATAGATATACACGTCTGAGTGCAGGAGACGGAGGAGCTAAACTGGTAGTGGACATGCCCACTGACAGGGCG GGCCTAACAGGTGAGGGTGGGGTGGGAACCATCAGCCCCAATACCACACTCTATTCGCAAAGCTACCCATCAATCTACCACTCAGGGGCTGTCATTGGTCAAGCTGCTGGGCAGcatgggaatggagagagggagcgagagatggcTGTGATGATACAGGAGGCTGGACGAGGGAGAGACATTCCTGGAATTGGGGACTTGGAGGAAGagtgtgaggaagaggaggacatggACGAAAGGAGCCGTAATCTGAATGAGACTGCAG GAGTGTTTTCCATGGATGAGGACTCGCTGTCTCGTGACTGTGAACCATTCTTTGAGTccgatggagaggaggagagcactgATG GCTCGTTAAGTGAGGACTGTCCTCCTCCCCCGCGCAGCATGGCCATGGGGCAGTCATTCTCATCCCGTCACCCCAACCCCATGAACATGGCCCGCTCTCTCCCCGTGTCTGTTCCTGTGTGGGGCTTCAAGGGCAACAGACCCCACCAGGGAGAAGGCCATAGTGGGGAACGG GCTGGTGTAGCAGACCTGGATCATATTGCTGCCAGCATGAAGGCCCTGTTGGCCCCAGGAGCCAACGACGGAACAGAAATGTTTGGAGGACTACCTCGCCCTCGCCTCAACACGGGAGACTTCTCCCTCAAACATTGA